Proteins encoded in a region of the Phoenix dactylifera cultivar Barhee BC4 chromosome 3, palm_55x_up_171113_PBpolish2nd_filt_p, whole genome shotgun sequence genome:
- the LOC103718039 gene encoding protein G1-like7 yields the protein MESTPGHSGAGQGSSSSPRGEPTPGSGHPPPAPAPAPAPAPPSRYESQKRRDWNTFLQYLRNHKPPLTLARCSGAHVIEFLRYLDQFGKTKVHNAGCTFFGQPNPPGPCACPLKQAWGSLDALIGRLRAAYEESGGRPEANPFAARAVRIYLREVRESQAKARGVPYEKKKRKRQPPASAAGSGQTSGAGESSSSSSAAAAAAAAAAAAGSGSVGGEGSDAPPGGTSSS from the coding sequence atggagtcgacccctggcCACTCGGGTGCGGGGCagggctcctcctcctccccccggGGTGAGCCGACCCCGGGATCGGGTCACCCCCCTCCGGCCCCTGCCCCGGCCCCGGCCCCGGCGCCGCCGAGCAGGTACGAGTCACAGAAGCGACGGGACTGGAACACGTTCCTGCAGTACCTGCGCAACCACAAGCCGCCGCTGACGCTGGCGCGCTGCAGCGGCGCCCACGTGATCGAATTCCTGCGGTACCTGGACCAGTTCGGGAAGACCAAGGTCCACAACGCCGGGTGCACCTTCTTCGGCCAACCCAACCCGCCGGGCCCCTGCGCTTGCCCTTTAAAGCAGGCCTGGGGCTCCCTCGACGCTCTGATTGGCCGCCTGCGAGCGGCCTACGAGGAGAGCGGCGGCCGGCCCGAGGCGAACCCCTTCGCCGCCCGCGCCGTCCGCATCTACCTCCGCGAGGTCCGCGAAAGCCAGGCCAAGGCTCGCGGCGTCCCCTACGAGAAGAAGAAGCGGAAGCGCCAGCCCCCCGCCTCGGCCGCCGGGAGCGGACAGACTTCTGGAGCAGGAgagtcttcatcttcttcttccgctgctgctgctgctgccgctgcCGCTGCCGCGGCGGGGAGTGGTTCGGTGGGCGGAGAGGGATCCGATGCTCCGCCGGGTGGCACTTCTTCTTCTTGA